Genomic DNA from Candidatus Kapaibacterium sp.:
AAAGTCTGACTTAGGGTCAGCTTTTTCAGTCGGTTTAGTTTTCATCGAGCTAAACACTTCAGAGAATATTTTATAAGTCTTTGCATATGTATCATCTGAGGTTTGTTCTTTCAGTTTAGCGAAGAACGAATCCCTAAGTTCATTAAAATCCATAGCATAATCTCCTTGATTAAAGTTATTTGAATTGTCTTGTTGTTTTGGTTGTGTTTCAGGTTGTTTCTCGTTAGGTACTACAACCGCCGGAACTTCAGGTTCAGGTTTTGGTTCTGAAAAATCAATATCACTTGTAGTGATTTCATCTTCATTAAACACAAACCCGATATATTCAGCTAATTCAGCATCGCCTAAGCCTTTTATAGCAGGTGGTGTAGCTCCCAAGAAGCCCACATGACGGAGCATATTGTTGGGGTACAGCCTGACGGAAACTTTTTTATAAGCACCGGATTTGACTTCATCTACAAATGAATTTTGCAAATTGCGAAGTTTAGCCCAAAGTTTACCACTTTCATATTTAAGCGAATCAACCCAACCCATTGCAGGGTCATCAGTCTTAGGGTGTCCCTTAACGATTGGTGCATCATGCTTTTCGGTGGGTGACTGTTCATTGTACATCTTCACCATATTACGCAAATCATTATCAGACCAAGTCCGAGTATTGCCTGCGGCGTCGGTATGAGTGCCGGGTTTGAAAATTGCTATCCAATTGTTCATATTATTGTCCAAAAAATAATTTACATTCACTACGAATGTAAGGTGTTTGGATAGCTTTATTGAATGCTGTAAACTTAGTTGCTGTAAGTGTTTTACGTAGTAAAGCACGCATTTAATTGTGATGAGATTTAGTTATACTTTGCAGTATTTACGATAATGGAGAGTATCAATGGGATTGAAACTTATATACTTAGACCCGCATGAGCTGGTTGATTACGAAAACAACACAAAGATTCACACAGATGAAGAGATAATCACTCTGGCAAATATAATCAAAGAATTTGGATTTGATGTACCGGTGGTGGTTGATGAAAACAATATTTTAATCAAAGGACATAAGCGTAAACTCGCTTCAATCTACTTAGAGAAGCCTTCAATACCTGTTATTGTTAGAGATGATTTGACTGAAGAACAAAAGAGAGCCGCCCGGATTGCAGATAACAAAGTTGGTGAATCTGATTGGGATATGGATAAGTTGAAGGCTGAATTGTTGGGATTAAGGGATTTCGGTATTGACTTAACGCTGACAGGTTTTGAAAGTGGTGAACTTGGAATTTTACTTGACTTGGATGACAACTTTAGCTTTAATGACGAAAGCGAGGGTGAACCTGATGACATGGAACATGTAGAGGGTGACAAGGACGGCAGGAGCATACTTTGTGAGATAGCTTTTAGCACCAAAGAAATAGCAGAAACTTTCTTGGCTAACATTGGACTTCAAGAACCTAAAATCAAGGGATTTTCAAGGCTCATCAATGGTGACTTAGAAATCAAGTCGGAGTTTTTACAGGTCGCAGAATGACAAGTCACCAAATGACAATTGAAGTTGTGATAGGTCAAGCCGGAGCAGGCAAAACTACCTATGTGATGAACAAATACTTTAACGACAAAATGAAGCTGGTAACTGAACCCATAAAGCACACTACGGACGGCGTGACGTGCCTAATAGGTGATTATACGACAAATGACCGTTGCAAGGGTACAGATACGCTTGCGTACAATTCTTTGCCCAAAATTAAAAAGTTTATATCCGAAAATAGGGATTATAAAATTACGGTCGTAGAGGGTGATAGAATTAACAATAACAGTTTTTTGACATATTTACTTAGCTTAGGGTGTAAACTTTCAATAGTCGCCCTATATTGCCCCTTATTTGAAAGTTTAAACCGTTTAAAAAACGCAAATAGCAAAATTAGCCTAAAGTTCCTAAAAATGACCCGAACTAAAACCCTAAACAACGTAAAAATGCTAATCAGTAAAGGTCAGAAATGCCAAATAATAAAAACATAATACCCCAAGATTACGAATCCCCACGTTGGTCAGCCGAAATTTGCGACTGTTCGATGCCGATGACTTTTGATACTTATTCGAGTTGTTCATTCAACTGCTTGTATTGCTTCTCGTTTAACCAGAAGAGTCACAGTTCCAAGATATACCTGCAACGTCAGGTTAAGTCTGCAAGTCCGAGAAAGGTAGCTACCTTGCTTGAACACGCCCTGAAGGGCGAACCTGAGAAGCTACCAAAGTACAATCAGCAATTTTATAACTATGTTCGGAACAAAACAGTAATCCAATGGGGTGGTCTTGCTGATGCTTTTGATGGTTTTGAGAAGCGATATGGTACAAGTCTGGAGTTTATGAAGATATTCGACCAATACGATTACCCCTTGTCATTCTCGACAAAAGGCACTTGGTTTGCCGATGACAAGCGTTATTTTGATATTATCAAACGGCACGCTCATAATTGGCATTTCAAAATAAGCATCATCACATCCGATAGCATGAAAGCAAAAGCCATTGAACGTGGTGTGGCAAGTCCCAAAGAACGGTTTGAGCTTATTCGGAAACTAACCGATGTTGGCATAAAAGTTACTTTAAGGCTACGCCCTTACATCGTTGGAATATCAGATGATTACAAAGAAACAATCACAAGGGCAGGTCAGGCGGGTGCAGATAGCGTAACAACTGAGTTCTTTTGTCTTGAAACAAGGGCAGATGAACGGCTAAAAAGCAAGTACAAAGAGATGTCAAAGTGGGCAGGTGTTGACTTATGGGATTTCTATAAAGAAAATTCCAAAGGTTCAGGTTACCGTCGATTAAATTATCAATTCAAGAAGCCCATAATCGAAGATATGCGAAATATTGCCCACAACTTGGGTATGCGGTTCTATGTCAGTGATGCCCATCACAAAGAAAAATGTGATTTTACAAGTTGCTGTGGTGTGCCTCCGGAATGGAATGTATCGCAAGGACAATTTACAGAAGCTTTGATTGTTGCCCGGAATCGTGAAGATGGGTTGGTGTATTGGAAAGACATAGAAAAAGACCTAAGAGACATCGCTTATGACGTGAAATTCTACAATGCAACAGGATTTAATACTAATTCAAACAAAGTACGAGCTCAGCGGTACACACAAACCTTGTACGAGTATGTCAAAGAAATCTGGAATACGCCTAAAAATCACAAATCACCATACAGCTACTTTGAGGGAGTTTTATATCCTATCGGTGTAGATGATGACAACAATGTAATTTACAAGATTAATCGTCAGAAATGCGGTCTTTATTATGATTCCAACTCTCAGTGTAAAACTTAATCACTTTGTTGTAGCCACGTTGCGTGAACAATGTGACGGTATCTTCGATGTAGTCTATTCTGGGCTTAAGATACTTCTTTTTGTGTGCATGCAACGCCTGTCGAGTAATAAAAACATTTCTCGATGCTAATTCTTTGACAATTTGACTTTGTGTATAGCTACTCATTTTTCCGTATTTGTGTTCAACTGTAAAATACGAAATTAACTGTTTTATGCGATTTAATCAATCAATTTCTGATTTTGGGGTGTAATGAGCCCTAATTTCATTGTAATTTTCAAGAAATTCGATAGCATCAATGGTTTTTTCTTTAGTTAGTTCGACCACGAAATGCTCTTTGTTGATATGATTGATTAAAAACTTATAGGTTGCTCTGATTGTACCCTGAAAGTACTCATGTGCAATGGTGTTGCTCGCTTTGATTATCATTTTTTGTGCCTTTGTGAATTATTCATTACAAATATAAGTTTCTTTTTACAACTGTCAAACGGTTTATTTTACAAGTGTCAAATTATTTTTATTAACTAATCGGTGTAACTGTTTAATATGTCAACTGATAAGACAAAGCAAATATTTCTCGAACTGTTTCCGAAAAATGCTTTAAATGTCGCTGTAACGTGTCGAAAGACAGGTATCAGTAGAGGTGCATATTACAAATGGTTGAAAGATGATAAAGACTTTGCCGAAAAGATTGATGAAGTAACCGAAAGTTTGAAAGACTTTGCCGAAAGTACGATTATTAAGCTGTTTACAGGGGTTAAGACTAAGCAAACTAAGACCCGGGAAGTAATAACACATCAAGGCAAAAAAGTTAAGCTGTTAGAAGTAACCGAAATTGAACACAAACCGGATTTAAAGGCATTGCTGGAGTGGTTAAAAGCTAAGGCAAAAGACAGAGGTTGGGGTGGTGTAATGGTAGATGATAACCTTAGAGGGCAATTAACTGAGGCAGAATTAGAGGAAATGATGAAACTTAATGTTAATGAGCTTATGGCATTGGCAAAGATTATGGAGAAAGTCAATGTTGCCTCTTGACAAGATAATGCTAATAAGCGAAGCATCGGTTAAGCTATTGGCAGACATGTTCAAAGATGACTTTTACAGCCTTGTACGCTATTATTGGGATGCAATCGAAGATACCCCACTCATTGACAATTGGCATATCAAATACCTATGTGATGAAGTTCAGATTGCAGTTAAGCGAGTAGCTGAGGGTAAACCTAAGCTGTATGACTTATGTTTTAATGTGCCTCCCGGTTCATCAAAAAGCCGTATATTCTCAATCTTTTTACCTGTCTATGTTTGGATATTAAAATCATCAATGCGAGTGTTGACAGCAAGTTATTCAAAGAACTTAGCGGCTGACTTTGCATTGAAATCTCGCGATATAATCCGCTCGGATTTATTCAGAGCCATGTATCCGGAAATCAAACTTAGACGAGATAAGGACCAAACAACAGAATATGAAAATACCAATCATGGAGTTCGAACTGCAACAGGTATTTTTGGCACTATAACAGGTAAACATGCAGATATTATCATTGGTGATGACTTGATTAGTGCTGAGGAAGTACATTCAACGGCAAAGCGTAATAAAGCTAATCGAGTTTTAGCTACTACATTATCACGGCGTAAACGAGACAATAACATCACCTTGACAATCTTGGTTATGCAACGGTTGCATGCAGATGACCCAACGGCTCAAATGCTAAAAAAAGGCAATGTTAAGCATATCTGTTTGCCGGGCGAACTAACAAATGATGTAAACCCACCTGAACTGAAAAACATGTATGTTGACGGTTTGCTTGACCCTGTAAGGTTAAACAGAAGTGCGTTGAATGACATTAGAACTGAAATGGGGAGTTATGGATATTCGGCTCAAATAAGGCAAAATCCTGTTGACCCTGAGAGTATGATATTTAATCCAGCATGGTGGCAATACTTCTCTATCGAACCAACGCTTGATTTGAAAATTCAAGTATGGGACACTGCATATGAGGAGGGTGATTCAAATGCTTATTCAGTCTGTTTGACAGGTGGCGTAAACAGTAAAGGATATTACATCTTGAATAGATTCAAACAACGGTTAATCTATCCCGATTTGCTAAAGAAATCAGTAGAACTATACACAAACGATAATCCGGCATTCGTAGCTATTGAAAAAGCGGCGAGTGGGCGTAGTTTATTGCAAAGTTTAAAGCGTGAAACTAAGCTCCCTCTGAAAGAAATCGAAACGATGGATAAGGTTGTTCGGGCGCATCAACAATCACCCAAAATCGAGAGCGGTTTAGTTTATCTGCCAAAAGATGCACATTGGTTAGATGATTTTATAACTGAACATTCTGAATTCCCGGGCAGTAAATTCAAGGACCAAGTTGATACGCTAACTATCATGCTACAAATCCTTGAACCAAAATACAGAGCCTTGCAAACGAATATTAACAAGGTTTCAACTAAGCAATTAACGACATTTAGACAAAATCAATCAATATACGAAGGGGCATTATAATGAAATTTCGAGATTTTTTTACCAAGAAATCGGATCAGGTTTCTGAAAAAGAGCCGGTACAAGCACAAACAAATACCGAGAATCAAAAAACCGACGGTTTGTTGGGTGTAACGGCAGGTGCTGACTACATGGAGATGGCATTTAATGAACTTCAAAATCCTGATGCAGTTTTGAGGGGAAAAAACAAGGGTGTTGATGAATACTACAAACTGCTTTATGACGGTCATGTATTTAGCTGTGTTCAATCGCGAAAATCCGGGACTGAATGCTTAGAATGGGATATTGACAGAGGTTTAGAACCAACACGGGAAAGTAAATTCATTAAGGCGTTATTCAGTAAGCTAAACTTATACAAAGTAATTGATGAAATGCTTGATGCTGTGCTGTATGGTTACAAACCAATGGAAATATATTGGCATGAAGTCGGAACATTGGATGTTGAAAATGAAGTATGGAAAGGAAATTTTTTGATTCCATCGGCAATAGTCGGCAAACCTCCACATTGGTTTAAGTTTGATAGTGATGAAAATCTTGTTTATGATAGACGAGGTGTAAGGGATGTCCCCCACTCTCGGAAGTTCATTGTTGTTAAGCATAACGACACAGGCGGAAATCCCTATGGTCGGGGTGTATTATCAAATTGCTTTTGGCCATGGGTGTATAAAAAAGCCGTAATGGAGTTCTGGACTCGGTATTGTGAAAAATATGGCAGTCCATATCTGCTTGGTATTTTGGATAAAACAGCCCCAAGTTACAGCCCTGAAGATTTGGCATCTGCTTTATCGGGATTAATCGGTGGTGGTGTAGGTGTATTCTCATTAGATTCGTTGGCAGGTGAAAAGATTGAAGCAATTAGCGCAGGTAGCACTCAATCAGGTGAGACTTACAAGCAAGTTGTGGGCTTTATGAATGCTGAAATCTCCAAAGCGGTATTGTCGCAAACATTAAGCACAGAACAGGGTGACAAGGGAACATTCGCACTTGGTAAAGTTCATATGGATGTAAGGCAAGAACTTGTTGAAAGTGATATGCGATTAATTGAACAAACATTCAATACTTTGATACAGTGGTTAGTCGAATATAACTTTGAAAGTGTTGAACGTATGCCATACTTTGGAATGTACGAAGAAGATGATGTTAATTTGGCGTTAGCTGAGCGTGATTCGAAATTGCTATCGACAGGAAAGATTGTGTTTACCAAGGAACATTACAAAAAATATGGCTTGAAAGATGATGAATTTTACATTCCTGAAGAACCTGAAAATAAACAAGAAACACCCGCATTTAACGAGCATGACGAGCAAGCTAAGGAATTCGGCTCAATAGGTGAAGAAATGTTAAAAGTTGTTTCTGAGGCAATTGAAGGGGCAAAAAGCTATGAAGAAATTGAAGACAAGGTATTTGGTTTGTACCCTGATTTAAATAGCGATAAGCTAATGAAAGCATTAGAGCATTTATTGTTTGTTAGTGAGGGTTTCGGAAGAGTAGAGGGAGCTAAAGATGCGAAATAAAGCATTGCTTATAAAGCTGTTAAAAGCTAAACCTGAGAAGGCTCTGAAGTATCTGTTGCATCGAGGCAAAAACGTTGTGTCGGCTGACGATTGGCAAACACTAAAGGACAAAAGTCACGATACAGCTTTTACCGTTGCAGGTATTACAAAAGCTGATTATCTGCAAGACATTTACAAAGCTGTAGTTGACATGAAAGAAAATGGAGTGCCACTCGAAAAAGCGAACGCTGAGTTAGTTGAACGGCTTAGAAAAAAGGGTTGGATTGGGTCCGGAAATCGTTTTAAAGTTACGCTCGATACAAACATGAAAATTGCTCATTCGCAGGGGTTCTATGAAACAATGTTACGCCGAAAAGACACTCACCCCTATTGGAAATGGAATCAAATTGAACGCAATACTAAACGGCATGACCATACGCTATTGCATGGCAAAGTGTTCAAGGTAGAAGATACGACAATCTTCCCCCCTGCTGATTATGGTTGTGATTGTTCGCCTATACCGATGACAGAAGCAGAATTCAAAAACGGTGGTTACACCCTGTCGGATTCAAGTACGCTCAAGATGACTGATGAATTAAAGGAAAGTATTGACAATTTCGGTTTTCGTCCGGGTAAGGTTTATGAGCCTGACATGGCAAAGTATAGCCCGGAATTGAAGAGAGAAATATTAAAAGCTATGGTCAGACAGAAGCTAAGGAGTAGAAAATGAATGTAAAATCGTTTAACGATGTTATCAAAATAATCAATCAACGCTTAGGGCGATTAAAACCGCCACTTGCTGATGAGATTATGACTGATATTGCCGATATGATTGAACTGTCAATAGCGAAAAACTTTGATGTTGGTGGACGTTGGGACGGCAAAAAAGATGAAATCGGGTTGTTTTCGGGTGGCACTCAAAAGTGGGCAGAACTCGCAGAAAATACCAAGAAGGGATATCGAAAATTAGGTTACTCCGATGAACCTACATTAAACCGAAACAAGAATCTTAGGGCTTCTATAGATGTATTCGCACGTAACGGTAAAGTGTTTATATCGGCAAATGCACCATACGCCGCTATACATCAATTTGGTGGTACAATTAAGCATCCGGGGGGAACTGAATACGGTTACAGATTGAAAAAAGACATGAAATCGGGAAAGATACAGTTCCTAAAAAAGGGTCGTGGTTACAAGGTTTTGGGTAAGACCAAACCACATGATATTTACATCCCGGCACGACCTTATTTGGTAATTAGCCAAGATGACCTTATTTTAGTACTTGATATTATCGAAAAGAAGCTACCTGTGTACCTAAAGGGCTAAACAAAAAAAGCCACTGCAGTAGTGGCTTTTGGTGATAATCGGATAAATTTTATTGCTTTACCTCATGGGCGGATACATCATAACTGATTACGTCCTCTTCGTCAACCATATCTCGGATTGTCATATGGAACGAGCCTGTAATTTTCGGATTAGGGAAGTAAAACTTAATTTGCAAAACCAACGCTTCGTTGCTGTAATTAGTTGGACCGTCATACCTGCTGATAAACTGACGTTTAAGGCTATCGCCGTCATGTGTGATTATGTCGCTCCAAGTGCCGTCGAATACATATTTGCCGATTTTGATATAAGTATTTCTAAACTGAACATCTTCATGCTCTGCAATAGTAAAATAAGGTTTACCCCAACCAAGCATTAGATACCGTCCATCGTAATTTGAGTATTCTGAATTTACAATGTTATCCGTGCCACAGGAAGTAAGAAATAGAGTTGTAATTACCACTAATAAAAATATTGACTTTTTCATAAGAATCGCCTAAAATGTAAAGAATATTCGTTATATCTTAGAACAAAAGTAATATTTTTAACGACATGCAGTATCGCAGGTGCAAAACGCAAACTTTTATCTTTGACACTTACGCCTTATTTCGTCTCTAATGCCATTGCAATCGCGTCTAAATATGTCGAAATCCTTTCGTTAAAGTCTTTGAATAGCTCCCCGAAACCTCCCATTTGTTCATCGAATGTATCTCCATTTTCAACATAGAGTGTGTTTTTACGGCGGAGTTCGAGCATTTTGCAAGTCTCAAGAACTTGGTCATAGGTTAATCCGGTTTTCTTCTGAATGTCTTTTAATGCCTCGATTTCTGAAATAACATCCTCTATTTTATCACAACTGTGATAATTACGAGGTTTTTGTTCAAATAATGTTCCCATTTTAAGTAGCCCTTTGATTTATAAAAAATTTACCTAATCAACCCAACACTT
This window encodes:
- a CDS encoding ParB/Srx family N-terminal domain-containing protein gives rise to the protein MGLKLIYLDPHELVDYENNTKIHTDEEIITLANIIKEFGFDVPVVVDENNILIKGHKRKLASIYLEKPSIPVIVRDDLTEEQKRAARIADNKVGESDWDMDKLKAELLGLRDFGIDLTLTGFESGELGILLDLDDNFSFNDESEGEPDDMEHVEGDKDGRSILCEIAFSTKEIAETFLANIGLQEPKIKGFSRLINGDLEIKSEFLQVAE
- the terL gene encoding phage terminase large subunit, with protein sequence MLPLDKIMLISEASVKLLADMFKDDFYSLVRYYWDAIEDTPLIDNWHIKYLCDEVQIAVKRVAEGKPKLYDLCFNVPPGSSKSRIFSIFLPVYVWILKSSMRVLTASYSKNLAADFALKSRDIIRSDLFRAMYPEIKLRRDKDQTTEYENTNHGVRTATGIFGTITGKHADIIIGDDLISAEEVHSTAKRNKANRVLATTLSRRKRDNNITLTILVMQRLHADDPTAQMLKKGNVKHICLPGELTNDVNPPELKNMYVDGLLDPVRLNRSALNDIRTEMGSYGYSAQIRQNPVDPESMIFNPAWWQYFSIEPTLDLKIQVWDTAYEEGDSNAYSVCLTGGVNSKGYYILNRFKQRLIYPDLLKKSVELYTNDNPAFVAIEKAASGRSLLQSLKRETKLPLKEIETMDKVVRAHQQSPKIESGLVYLPKDAHWLDDFITEHSEFPGSKFKDQVDTLTIMLQILEPKYRALQTNINKVSTKQLTTFRQNQSIYEGAL
- a CDS encoding DUF935 domain-containing protein, coding for MKFRDFFTKKSDQVSEKEPVQAQTNTENQKTDGLLGVTAGADYMEMAFNELQNPDAVLRGKNKGVDEYYKLLYDGHVFSCVQSRKSGTECLEWDIDRGLEPTRESKFIKALFSKLNLYKVIDEMLDAVLYGYKPMEIYWHEVGTLDVENEVWKGNFLIPSAIVGKPPHWFKFDSDENLVYDRRGVRDVPHSRKFIVVKHNDTGGNPYGRGVLSNCFWPWVYKKAVMEFWTRYCEKYGSPYLLGILDKTAPSYSPEDLASALSGLIGGGVGVFSLDSLAGEKIEAISAGSTQSGETYKQVVGFMNAEISKAVLSQTLSTEQGDKGTFALGKVHMDVRQELVESDMRLIEQTFNTLIQWLVEYNFESVERMPYFGMYEEDDVNLALAERDSKLLSTGKIVFTKEHYKKYGLKDDEFYIPEEPENKQETPAFNEHDEQAKEFGSIGEEMLKVVSEAIEGAKSYEEIEDKVFGLYPDLNSDKLMKALEHLLFVSEGFGRVEGAKDAK
- a CDS encoding phage minor head protein; amino-acid sequence: MRNKALLIKLLKAKPEKALKYLLHRGKNVVSADDWQTLKDKSHDTAFTVAGITKADYLQDIYKAVVDMKENGVPLEKANAELVERLRKKGWIGSGNRFKVTLDTNMKIAHSQGFYETMLRRKDTHPYWKWNQIERNTKRHDHTLLHGKVFKVEDTTIFPPADYGCDCSPIPMTEAEFKNGGYTLSDSSTLKMTDELKESIDNFGFRPGKVYEPDMAKYSPELKREILKAMVRQKLRSRK
- a CDS encoding phage virion morphogenesis protein, producing MNVKSFNDVIKIINQRLGRLKPPLADEIMTDIADMIELSIAKNFDVGGRWDGKKDEIGLFSGGTQKWAELAENTKKGYRKLGYSDEPTLNRNKNLRASIDVFARNGKVFISANAPYAAIHQFGGTIKHPGGTEYGYRLKKDMKSGKIQFLKKGRGYKVLGKTKPHDIYIPARPYLVISQDDLILVLDIIEKKLPVYLKG